Proteins found in one Pagrus major chromosome 20, Pma_NU_1.0 genomic segment:
- the stx4 gene encoding syntaxin-4 has protein sequence MRDRTKELGNNAEASDDDEEGKALMIKPGTSSAKEEKENEVFFRKVYEIHEGLNNLKRMVSDLENKQKTVLGVALPEESMKKELQTLRDEIKTLAGQIQKKLKNIEPKKGEEDAKYVPINLRMHRTQHAVLSKEFVELMGHCNTIQAQYRDRNVERIQRQLKITGTNVTDEELDTMLESGQTDVFTQNILIDAKATKQALNEIESRHDEILKLERSIKDLHDMFQYLAMEVEAQGEMVNRIETNIKQSSNYVEKAKENTAAAVTYQKKARKKKIWIAICLAILILILVISLVSALG, from the exons ATGCGGGACCGAACGAAAGAATTAGGAAAT AATGCAGAGGCTTCAGATGATGACGAGGAGGGCAAAGCTCTGATGATCAAACCTGGAACCTCCTCAGccaaggaggagaaggagaatgAAGTCTTCTTCAGAAAG GTGTATGAAATTCATGAGGGGCTGAACAATCTCAAAAGGATGGTGTCTGACCTTGAGAACAAGCAGAAAACTGTGCTGGGTGTGGCGCTGCCAGAGGAGA GTATGAAGAAAGAGCTCCAGACTCTTCGAGATGAGATCAAAACGTTGGCTGGTCAGATCCAGAAAAAACTGAAGA ATATTGAACCCAagaagggagaggaggatgCAAAATATGTACCCATAAATCTTCGGATGCATCGGACTCAG CATGCCGTCTTGTCCAAGGAGTTTGTGGAGTTGATGGGTCACTGTAACACCATCCAGGCTCAGTACCGAGACCGCAACGTGGAGAGAATACAGAGGCAGCTCAAAATCA CGGGGACCAATGTGACAGACGAGGAGCTCGATACGATGCTTGAGAGCGGGCAGACAGATGTTTTCACCCAAAAT ATCCTGATTGATGCTAAAGCTACAAAGCAGGCTCTGAATGAGATCGAGTCCCGACATGACGAGATCCTGAAGCTGGAGAGGAGCATCAAAGACCTGCATGACATGTTCCAGTACCTCGCCATGGAGGTGGAGGCTCAG GGGGAGATGGTGAACCGAATTGAAACCAACATCAAACAGTCTTCGAACTACGTGGAGAAAGCAAAGGAAAACACAGCGGCTGCTGTGACATATCAGAAAAAAGCACGCAAG aaaaagatttGGATCGCGATCTGTTTGgccatcctcatcctcatcctagTCATCTCATTGGTCAGCGCCCTTGGCTGA